The proteins below come from a single Tachypleus tridentatus isolate NWPU-2018 chromosome 13, ASM421037v1, whole genome shotgun sequence genomic window:
- the LOC143240720 gene encoding progranulin-like — translation MKVTITALCLLFLATITYGDVFCGRGYYCPDRTTCCPHTEVAFTCCQAENAVCCGDETFCCLSGFVCDYPNQSCRPQSYEALFSRVRISPAIQ, via the exons ATGAAGGTAACTATTACTGCTTTGTGCCTTCTTTTTCTGGCAACTATCACCTACG GAGATGTATTTTGTGGAAGAGGATACTACTGTCCAGATAGGACTACGTGCTGCCCTCACACAGAAGTGGCTTTCACATGCTGTCAAGCAGAAAATGCTGTTTGCTGTGGTGACGAAACATTCTGCTGTTTGAGTGGCTTCGTGTGTGACTATCCTAATCAATCTTGTCGTCCTCAATCTTACGAAGCCCTGTTTTCTCGTGTGAGGATTAGCCCTgctattcaataa